The sequence below is a genomic window from Hyalangium ruber.
GCGGCGCAGTGGCTCGTTGCCGTTCCCTGAGGCGCTGCGCGCCTTCGCGGTGCGCTACGCCGAGCACACCGTGGCGGCGGGAGGGACGGTGACGGACGCGGCGCAGAAGCTGGGGGTGTCCGGGCCGACGCTCTACGAGTGGCGCAAGGGCCGTCCCGCGGGACATCGC
It includes:
- a CDS encoding transposase, with translation MELEKDLEQFRQEAQRLKAGRRSGSLPFPEALRAFAVRYAEHTVAAGGTVTDAAQKLGVSGPTLYEWRKGRPAGHR